Proteins encoded by one window of Fischerella sp. PCC 9605:
- a CDS encoding form I ribulose bisphosphate carboxylase large subunit — protein MSYAQTKTQTKAGYQAGVKDYRLTYYTPDYTPKDTDILAAFRVTPQPGVPPEEAGAAVAAESSTGTWTTVWTDLLTDLDRYKGRCYDIEPVPGEDNQFICYVAYPLDLFEEGSVTNMLTSIVGNVFGFKALRALRLEDLRIPVAYLKTFQGPPHGIQVERDKINKYGRPLLGCTIKPKLGLSAKNYGRAVYECLRGGLDFTKDDENINSQPFMRWRDRFLFVAEAIHKAQAETGEIKGHYLNVTAPTCEEMLKRAEFAKELKMPIIMHDYLTAGFTANTTLAKWCRDNGLLLHIHRAMHAVIDRQKNHGIHFRVLAKCLRMSGGDHIHTGTVVGKLEGERGITMGFVDLLRENYVEQDKSRGIYFTQDWASMPGVMAVASGGIHVWHMPALVEIFGDDSVLQFGGGTLGHPWGNAPGATANRVALEACIQARNEGRSLAREGNDVIREAAKWSPELAAACELWKEIKFEFEAMDTV, from the coding sequence ATGTCTTACGCTCAAACGAAGACTCAGACAAAAGCAGGGTATCAAGCCGGGGTTAAAGATTACAGACTGACTTATTACACCCCTGATTACACACCAAAAGATACAGATATATTAGCGGCATTCCGCGTTACGCCCCAGCCCGGCGTTCCACCAGAAGAAGCTGGTGCTGCTGTGGCGGCTGAGTCTTCCACTGGTACTTGGACAACCGTGTGGACGGACTTGCTGACCGACCTAGATCGCTACAAAGGTCGTTGCTACGATATCGAACCAGTTCCCGGCGAAGACAACCAGTTCATTTGCTACGTTGCCTATCCTCTGGATCTGTTTGAAGAAGGCTCTGTAACCAATATGTTGACCTCAATTGTAGGTAACGTATTTGGTTTCAAAGCCCTGCGGGCGCTGCGTTTGGAAGACTTACGCATTCCTGTTGCTTACCTGAAGACTTTCCAAGGGCCTCCCCACGGTATCCAAGTAGAGCGTGACAAAATCAACAAATACGGTCGTCCCCTGTTGGGTTGTACCATTAAGCCCAAGTTGGGTCTGTCTGCGAAGAACTACGGACGCGCTGTATACGAGTGCTTGCGCGGTGGTTTGGACTTCACCAAAGACGACGAAAATATTAACTCTCAGCCCTTCATGCGTTGGCGCGATCGCTTCTTGTTCGTTGCTGAAGCTATCCACAAAGCCCAAGCTGAAACTGGTGAGATCAAAGGTCACTACCTGAACGTTACCGCCCCCACCTGCGAAGAAATGCTCAAGCGGGCAGAGTTCGCTAAAGAACTGAAAATGCCCATCATCATGCACGACTACCTAACCGCAGGTTTTACTGCTAACACCACTTTGGCTAAGTGGTGCCGTGACAACGGTCTATTACTCCACATTCACCGGGCGATGCACGCCGTGATCGACCGTCAAAAGAACCACGGTATTCACTTCCGGGTTTTGGCTAAGTGCTTGCGGATGTCTGGTGGCGATCACATTCACACTGGTACGGTGGTCGGTAAGCTAGAGGGTGAGCGCGGTATTACAATGGGCTTCGTTGACCTGCTGCGCGAAAACTACGTTGAGCAAGACAAGTCTCGCGGTATTTACTTCACCCAAGATTGGGCTTCTATGCCTGGTGTAATGGCAGTTGCTTCTGGTGGTATCCACGTATGGCACATGCCTGCACTGGTAGAAATCTTCGGCGATGACTCGGTGCTGCAATTTGGTGGTGGTACCCTCGGACACCCCTGGGGTAACGCTCCTGGCGCTACCGCTAACCGCGTTGCTTTGGAAGCTTGTATCCAAGCTCGTAACGAAGGCCGCAGCTTGGCTCGCGAAGGTAACGACGTTATCCGCGAAGCTGCCAAGTGGTCTCCTGAGTTGGCCGCTGCTTGCGAACTGTGGAAGGAAATCAAGTTCGAGTTCGAGGCAATGGATACCGTCTGA
- the rcbX gene encoding RuBisCO chaperone RbcX, protein MNIKQIAKDTAKTLQSYLTYQAVRTVLAQLSETNPPLAYWLHRFSAQDKIQDGEAYIEELFREKPDLALRIMTVREHIAEEVTEYLPEMVRTGIQQANMLHRRQHLERITQLNQSNPSSEPEQQATSDPNLDNSSNDG, encoded by the coding sequence ATGAACATTAAGCAAATTGCGAAGGACACAGCCAAGACGCTGCAAAGCTACCTGACTTATCAGGCAGTGAGAACGGTATTGGCTCAACTCAGTGAAACCAATCCTCCCTTGGCATATTGGCTGCATCGATTTTCCGCCCAAGACAAAATCCAGGATGGAGAAGCTTACATTGAAGAACTTTTCCGAGAAAAGCCGGATTTGGCACTGCGGATCATGACAGTCAGAGAACATATAGCTGAGGAAGTTACCGAATATTTACCGGAAATGGTTCGCACTGGTATTCAACAAGCCAATATGCTACATCGTCGCCAGCATCTTGAGCGAATTACGCAGTTAAACCAATCAAACCCCAGTTCCGAACCAGAACAGCAAGCAACTTCAGATCCTAATTTGGATAATTCATCCAATGATGGTTAA
- a CDS encoding ribulose bisphosphate carboxylase small subunit: MQTLPKERRYETLSYLPPLTDAQISKQIQYILNQGYIPAIEFNESSEPTEYYWTMWKLPLFSARSTQEVLSEVQACRSQYGNCFIRVVGFDNIKQCQILSFIVHKPGRF; the protein is encoded by the coding sequence ATGCAAACTCTACCAAAAGAGCGTCGTTACGAAACCCTTTCCTACCTGCCTCCCCTCACCGATGCTCAAATCAGCAAGCAGATCCAGTACATTCTGAATCAAGGTTACATTCCGGCTATTGAGTTCAACGAATCCTCTGAGCCTACCGAATACTACTGGACAATGTGGAAATTACCTTTGTTCAGCGCTAGAAGTACTCAAGAAGTGCTGAGCGAAGTGCAAGCTTGCCGTTCACAGTATGGCAACTGCTTCATCCGCGTTGTGGGCTTTGATAACATCAAGCAGTGCCAAATTCTCAGCTTTATCGTTCACAAGCCCGGCAGATTTTAA
- a CDS encoding GDSL-type esterase/lipase family protein: MNSKYIPQVRICFVGESFVNGAGDPECLGWTGRICVDANKKGYEITYYNLGVRRETSTNLKNRWLQEVSYRLPKEYDGRVVFSFGVNDTTIENGKPRVSLVNSILNTRQILTEAKQLYPILMVSPPPIADEEQNQRIADLNQQFALICKRLDVPYLDVFDVLVNSTIWMDEVRTNDGAHPRTAGYTEFAEIVQNWQAWKDWFSPNDA, translated from the coding sequence GTGAATTCAAAATATATACCGCAAGTAAGAATTTGCTTTGTGGGCGAGTCCTTTGTTAATGGAGCTGGCGATCCAGAGTGTCTAGGTTGGACAGGAAGAATATGCGTTGATGCTAATAAAAAAGGTTATGAAATTACCTACTATAATTTAGGAGTGAGGCGAGAAACAAGTACTAACTTAAAAAATCGTTGGCTCCAGGAAGTTTCTTATCGTCTTCCTAAAGAATACGATGGCAGAGTTGTATTTTCTTTTGGAGTTAACGACACAACTATAGAAAATGGTAAACCTCGTGTTTCACTCGTAAATTCAATTTTAAATACACGCCAAATTTTAACTGAAGCAAAGCAGTTATATCCGATTTTAATGGTCAGTCCTCCACCGATCGCAGATGAGGAACAAAATCAGAGAATTGCCGATTTAAATCAACAGTTTGCGTTAATTTGCAAGAGATTGGATGTGCCTTATCTAGATGTTTTTGATGTCTTAGTAAATTCAACTATCTGGATGGATGAGGTAAGAACAAATGATGGTGCTCATCCCAGAACAGCAGGTTACACAGAGTTTGCAGAAATTGTGCAAAATTGGCAAGCCTGGAAAGATTGGTTTTCTCCTAACGATGCTTGA
- a CDS encoding ribulose bisphosphate carboxylase small subunit, with protein MAYYISPRFLDKVSVFITKNYLDLPGVRVPLILGIHGRKGEGKSFQCELVFERMGVEVTHISGGELESPDAGDPARLIRLRYRETAELIKVRGKMCVIMINDLDAGAGRFDEGTQYTVNTQLVNATLMNIADNPTDVQLPGSYDSTPLHRVPIIVTGNDFSTLYAPLIRDGRMEKFYWEPDLDDKVGIVNGIFSEDGLSQREVEQLVETFSNQSIDFFSALRSRIYDEQIRHFIHEIGVERISLRVVNSLEGPPQFRKPDFSLSHLIEMGNFMVGEQQRVQTSQLVSEYNRGLYSRNQSTPSPAATPSSQPSSNGSTQRPITNGYQKSQASNTHLTLETQEQIREILSHGYRIGIEHVDERRFRTGSWQSCAVGQITGESDAISTIESCLAEYSGEYVRLVGVDPKNKRRVMETIIQRPNGKVGSW; from the coding sequence ATGGCTTATTACATTTCTCCCCGCTTTCTTGACAAAGTTTCTGTTTTCATTACCAAGAATTACCTTGACCTTCCTGGTGTGCGAGTACCTTTAATTTTGGGTATTCATGGACGTAAAGGCGAAGGCAAATCCTTTCAATGTGAGTTAGTTTTTGAAAGAATGGGTGTGGAAGTGACTCACATTTCCGGTGGAGAGTTGGAAAGTCCAGATGCTGGAGATCCAGCGCGTCTAATTCGCCTGCGCTATCGAGAAACCGCAGAATTAATTAAGGTACGCGGCAAAATGTGCGTAATCATGATTAACGATTTAGATGCGGGTGCGGGACGCTTTGATGAAGGTACGCAATACACAGTGAATACCCAGTTGGTAAATGCCACACTAATGAATATTGCTGATAACCCCACCGATGTCCAACTTCCCGGAAGTTATGATTCAACACCTTTACATCGCGTACCAATTATTGTCACAGGTAATGATTTTTCCACCCTATACGCGCCTTTAATTCGCGATGGTCGGATGGAGAAATTTTATTGGGAACCAGACCTGGATGACAAGGTGGGAATTGTTAACGGAATTTTTAGTGAAGATGGACTTTCGCAACGGGAAGTAGAACAACTTGTCGAGACTTTCTCAAATCAGTCGATAGACTTTTTTAGTGCGTTGCGATCGCGTATTTATGACGAACAAATCCGCCACTTTATCCATGAAATTGGTGTTGAACGTATATCCTTGCGGGTGGTGAACAGTTTAGAAGGGCCACCACAATTTAGAAAACCCGATTTTAGCTTGTCTCACTTAATTGAGATGGGTAACTTTATGGTGGGTGAACAGCAACGAGTCCAGACTTCTCAACTAGTTTCTGAATACAATCGTGGTTTGTACTCTCGCAATCAATCCACACCTTCCCCTGCTGCTACACCAAGTAGTCAGCCATCAAGCAATGGTTCAACTCAACGACCAATAACCAACGGCTATCAGAAATCACAAGCATCAAACACCCATCTAACCCTAGAAACACAAGAACAAATCCGGGAAATATTGTCTCATGGTTATAGAATTGGTATTGAACACGTAGATGAAAGACGCTTCCGCACTGGTTCTTGGCAAAGTTGTGCTGTTGGTCAAATCACTGGTGAATCAGATGCCATTTCTACTATAGAATCTTGTCTGGCAGAATACAGTGGTGAATACGTGCGCCTGGTAGGAGTCGATCCCAAAAATAAACGCCGAGTGATGGAAACGATTATCCAGCGTCCGAATGGGAAAGTTGGTAGTTGGTAA
- a CDS encoding GNAT family N-acetyltransferase: MNQYRFRRSFTEDPTLSDRLFNLVEVVFPEIGVRDAVERGRKLGASWESASTPFIRFHEDLAITHVGVLEIPMQLMGQDLIVGGIHGVCTHPEFRRRGYYREVMEEVLDYCGDRYKTLILTTTQPEIYNPFGFRVVGEHIFTAKCDSPGGTNGFRVLDTTDSNDVKLLNRLLETREPVSRILGVVKEKAVFYFNEGNNPLYYAEDLDLVAVMEIEDSKLKLFDLVGTQICTLEAILERISQPINEVEIYFSPERLDAKVQAFPHILGGELFLMVRGTFPPEGEKFMLPRSARC, translated from the coding sequence ATGAACCAGTATCGCTTCCGACGGTCATTTACCGAAGACCCTACATTAAGCGATCGCTTATTTAACCTGGTGGAAGTCGTTTTTCCTGAAATTGGAGTTAGAGATGCAGTGGAACGCGGTCGGAAACTAGGTGCATCCTGGGAATCAGCTTCTACCCCGTTTATTCGCTTCCATGAAGACTTAGCCATTACTCATGTGGGAGTTCTAGAAATCCCCATGCAACTAATGGGACAAGACTTAATTGTAGGCGGAATTCATGGTGTGTGTACGCATCCGGAGTTTCGACGGCGTGGCTACTACCGTGAAGTTATGGAAGAAGTATTAGATTACTGTGGCGATCGCTATAAAACCCTAATATTAACCACAACACAACCTGAAATATACAATCCTTTTGGCTTTCGCGTTGTTGGGGAGCATATTTTCACAGCTAAGTGTGACTCTCCAGGTGGGACTAATGGCTTTCGAGTGTTAGATACTACAGATAGTAACGATGTCAAATTACTAAACAGGCTATTGGAAACGCGTGAACCCGTTTCCAGGATTTTGGGGGTAGTGAAAGAGAAAGCCGTGTTCTACTTCAACGAGGGAAATAACCCCCTGTATTACGCCGAAGACTTGGATCTCGTGGCGGTGATGGAGATAGAAGACAGCAAACTCAAACTTTTCGATTTGGTGGGAACACAGATATGCACTTTAGAAGCTATTCTCGAACGCATATCCCAACCCATCAACGAAGTTGAGATTTACTTTAGTCCCGAACGCCTTGATGCTAAAGTGCAAGCATTTCCTCACATACTCGGTGGCGAACTTTTCTTGATGGTTCGTGGTACTTTTCCGCCTGAAGGAGAAAAATTCATGCTTCCACGTTCTGCACGTTGTTGA
- a CDS encoding S66 peptidase family protein, which produces MIPYFSTTINRRKFIKTLGIAALSAQIQPFAVEAKLYPNSVLKPQRLQVGDTVGLISPAGMIESKDVEEAKQTFATLGLQVKLGQHLLDRYGYLAGKDIDRAADVNAMFADKSVKAVIAMRGGYGCDRILPLINYSLIRSHPKIVMGYSDITALLLAIYTRSRVVTFHGPVATSTWNNFTVNHIKRILFQGEAVTMHNTLATELRRKTITPGKARGKLVGGNLSVLSAMVGSSYLPSWQHSILFVEEIDEDIYRVDRMLTQLKNAGILNKIAGFVFGQCTNCSLGDQPSLTFAEVLQDHIKPLGIPAWYGSMIGHIKDKFTVPVGVEVEIDANLGTLRMLESAVALSRWVKNEPLS; this is translated from the coding sequence ATGATACCATATTTCAGCACGACCATCAACCGCCGAAAATTCATCAAAACCTTGGGAATAGCAGCTTTATCTGCTCAAATTCAGCCGTTTGCTGTTGAAGCCAAACTCTATCCAAATTCCGTACTCAAGCCACAGCGTTTACAAGTAGGCGATACAGTAGGATTAATTAGTCCCGCTGGTATGATTGAATCAAAAGACGTTGAAGAGGCAAAGCAAACATTTGCAACATTGGGATTACAAGTCAAGTTAGGACAGCATCTTTTAGATCGTTACGGCTATTTAGCAGGTAAAGACATTGACCGTGCTGCTGATGTCAATGCGATGTTTGCTGACAAGTCAGTCAAAGCTGTTATCGCTATGCGCGGTGGTTATGGTTGCGATCGCATTTTACCCCTAATTAACTATTCTTTGATTCGCTCCCATCCCAAAATCGTCATGGGATACAGCGATATAACCGCCTTATTATTAGCAATTTACACCCGCAGTCGAGTTGTTACCTTTCACGGCCCCGTCGCTACCTCTACCTGGAATAATTTTACTGTGAATCACATCAAGCGCATTCTTTTTCAGGGTGAAGCAGTGACGATGCACAATACCCTAGCTACCGAACTACGTCGGAAAACCATTACTCCCGGAAAGGCAAGGGGTAAACTTGTGGGTGGTAATTTGTCGGTGCTATCAGCGATGGTGGGGTCATCCTATCTTCCTTCTTGGCAGCACAGCATTTTGTTTGTAGAAGAAATAGACGAAGATATTTATCGTGTAGACCGAATGCTGACTCAGTTAAAAAATGCAGGCATTCTCAACAAAATTGCTGGTTTTGTGTTTGGGCAATGCACTAATTGCAGTCTTGGCGATCAACCATCACTGACTTTCGCGGAAGTTTTGCAAGACCATATCAAACCCTTGGGTATTCCCGCTTGGTACGGTTCAATGATTGGTCACATCAAAGATAAATTTACCGTGCCTGTTGGTGTAGAAGTGGAAATTGATGCCAATTTAGGGACGCTGCGGATGTTAGAGTCAGCTGTAGCCCTGTCAAGGTGGGTAAAAAACGAACCACTATCTTAG
- a CDS encoding sugar phosphate nucleotidyltransferase — MPKNQVKKAVIPAAGFGTRLFPATKVVKKELFPIIDQDGRTKPVIQLIVEEAISAGIEEIGIVVQPEDKRIFTDLFKFPPKAELFEKLSPENQKYSKYIVDLGDRIKILTQKEQEGYGHAVLCGKEWVNNEPFLLMLGDHIYSSATKKSCARQVLEIYEKINQSVVGLTTIPAEILYKAGCVTGVWQEKGSILSLTQVSEKPTVEYARQHLRVEGMAEDEFLCIFGLYALTPKIFELLEENVRNNFRERGEFQLTTCLDKLRAAEGMTGYVVKGKYFDIGMPDAYWQTLIDFRNR, encoded by the coding sequence ATGCCGAAAAATCAAGTTAAAAAAGCTGTAATTCCTGCTGCTGGTTTTGGCACTCGCTTATTTCCTGCTACCAAAGTTGTCAAAAAAGAACTTTTCCCGATTATTGATCAAGATGGCAGGACAAAACCTGTCATTCAATTAATAGTGGAAGAAGCCATTAGTGCTGGCATCGAAGAAATTGGGATAGTAGTGCAACCGGAAGACAAAAGAATTTTTACAGATTTATTTAAATTCCCACCCAAAGCAGAACTTTTTGAAAAACTATCGCCAGAAAACCAGAAATATAGCAAATATATAGTAGATTTGGGTGACAGAATTAAAATTTTAACTCAAAAAGAACAAGAAGGTTACGGTCATGCGGTATTATGTGGGAAAGAATGGGTCAATAATGAGCCATTTTTGTTAATGCTAGGCGACCACATTTACTCATCTGCAACAAAAAAATCCTGTGCGCGTCAGGTGTTAGAAATTTACGAAAAAATTAATCAAAGTGTTGTTGGCTTAACAACAATACCAGCAGAAATCCTTTATAAAGCTGGGTGCGTCACAGGAGTTTGGCAAGAGAAAGGCTCAATTCTTTCGCTGACACAAGTCTCCGAAAAACCTACTGTTGAATATGCACGTCAGCATCTGCGTGTAGAAGGAATGGCAGAAGATGAGTTTTTGTGCATATTTGGATTGTATGCACTCACACCAAAAATATTTGAACTTTTGGAAGAAAACGTTAGGAATAACTTTCGAGAACGTGGAGAATTTCAGTTAACAACCTGTCTTGATAAATTACGTGCGGCGGAGGGAATGACAGGATACGTTGTGAAAGGAAAGTATTTTGATATTGGTATGCCAGATGCTTATTGGCAAACACTGATTGATTTTAGGAATAGGTAA
- a CDS encoding mevalonate kinase family protein, producing the protein MNIFVPGRLCIFGEHSDWAGGYRHLNPELKIGYTLLVGTNQGLYAEVKPHPNQLILSTSLSDGTRKTMTLPMEKQALLSEAIKGGFFSYAAGVVYQFLVKLQTPLGGIEIDNYLTDLPIQKGLSSSAAICVLVARAFNQVYDLKMPIQEEMEFAYLGEITTPSRCGRMDQACAYGNRAIAMKFDGDRTDIVELSVPKDLFFVIVDLGASKNTQVILRKLNECYPFASNAIQANVQKYLGSISYQITQAAIEAMQTGDAQQIGTLMKQAQIEFDKHLIPACPEELTAPVLHQLLNYEPIQPYILGGKGVGSQGDGTAQFVVKDKENQQKVIEIIERDFPQMQCLQLTIYAEKSS; encoded by the coding sequence ATGAATATTTTTGTTCCAGGTCGTCTGTGTATATTTGGTGAACATAGTGATTGGGCCGGAGGATACCGCCATCTCAATCCTGAATTAAAAATAGGTTACACGCTGCTGGTAGGTACGAATCAGGGACTGTATGCAGAAGTAAAGCCCCATCCAAACCAATTAATTCTAAGTACCTCCCTTAGTGATGGAACCCGTAAAACCATGACTCTGCCCATGGAAAAACAAGCCTTGCTTAGCGAAGCGATAAAGGGAGGGTTTTTTAGTTACGCAGCAGGTGTGGTTTACCAATTTCTTGTCAAGCTGCAAACGCCTCTGGGAGGGATAGAAATTGACAATTATCTGACGGATTTACCGATTCAAAAAGGCTTGTCATCGAGTGCGGCTATTTGCGTATTAGTGGCGAGGGCTTTTAATCAGGTATATGACTTAAAGATGCCTATCCAGGAAGAAATGGAGTTTGCTTATCTTGGGGAGATTACTACCCCTTCTCGTTGCGGACGGATGGATCAAGCTTGCGCCTACGGTAATCGCGCGATCGCAATGAAATTTGATGGCGATCGCACTGATATAGTGGAACTCAGTGTTCCAAAAGATCTGTTTTTTGTCATAGTGGATCTTGGTGCTAGCAAGAATACTCAAGTAATTCTTAGGAAACTGAATGAGTGTTATCCCTTCGCCAGCAACGCAATACAAGCGAATGTGCAAAAATATTTGGGTTCCATCAGCTATCAAATCACCCAAGCTGCTATTGAAGCTATGCAAACAGGCGATGCACAACAAATTGGTACTCTGATGAAACAGGCACAGATAGAATTTGACAAGCACCTCATACCCGCCTGTCCTGAGGAGTTAACTGCACCTGTTCTACACCAACTACTGAATTATGAACCGATTCAACCTTATATTTTGGGTGGTAAAGGCGTTGGTTCCCAAGGAGACGGTACAGCACAATTCGTTGTCAAAGACAAGGAAAATCAACAAAAAGTTATCGAAATCATTGAGCGGGATTTCCCGCAAATGCAATGTTTACAATTGACGATTTATGCCGAAAAATCAAGTTAA
- the leuS gene encoding leucine--tRNA ligase, whose amino-acid sequence MDSSRYNPTALEEKWQRTWIELGLDKTSTDNHKPKYYALSMFPYPSGSLHMGHVRNYTITDVIARLKRMQGYRVLHPMGWDAFGLPAENAAIDRGVPPSKWTYQNIDLMRQQLQRLGLSIDWDCELATCSPDYYKWTQWIFLQFYQAGLAYQKEAAVNWDPVDQTVLANEQVDSEGRSWRSGAKVERKLLRQWFLKITDYAEELLNDLDKLPGWPERVKLMQANWIGKSTGAYLEFPVVGMDEKIGVYTTRPDTVYGVSYVVLAPEHPLTKQVTAPEQQAVVEAFVQEVTNQSELERTAEDKPKRGIPTGGKAINPFTGEEIPIWIADYVLYEYGTGAVMGVPAHDARDFKFAKEQNLPIKVVIVPPDNVETRHGASLQEAYTEPGILVNSSQFDRMNSTDAKKAIVEYAEKQGFGKERVQYRLRDWLISRQRYWGAPIPIIHCPNCGAVPVPDQDLPVLLPENVEFTGRGGSPLAKLESWVNVPCPTCGTPAKRETDTMDTFIDSSWYFLRYPDAKNEQQIFDPTKVNDWMPVDQYVGGIEHAILHLLYSRFFTKVLRDRGLLNFDEPFQRLLTQGMVQGLTYFNPNKSGKDKWVPSHLVNPADPRDPQTGEPLQRIYATMSKSKGNGVAPEDVIAKYGVDTARMFILFKAPPEKDLEWDEADVEGQFRFLNRVWRLVADFINQPRPVDNQENQQSKPEKDLRRAIHTAIKEVSEDVEGEYQFNTAISELMKLSNALTDATCKDSPVYAEGIQTLVVMLAPFAPHIADELWHLLGNTNSVHTEAWPKYDSAALVADEINLVIQIMGKTRGAIQVPAQADKAELERYACESEVGKRYLEGKEIKKVIVVPGKLINFVLG is encoded by the coding sequence GTGGATTCATCCCGATATAACCCAACCGCATTAGAGGAAAAATGGCAACGAACATGGATTGAACTTGGCTTAGACAAAACTTCTACAGATAATCACAAGCCAAAATACTACGCCCTGTCCATGTTCCCCTATCCATCGGGTAGCCTGCACATGGGTCACGTCCGTAATTATACGATTACCGATGTGATTGCCCGCCTCAAGCGAATGCAAGGGTATCGGGTACTGCATCCGATGGGTTGGGATGCCTTTGGTTTGCCAGCAGAAAACGCCGCCATTGACCGAGGCGTTCCCCCGTCGAAGTGGACTTATCAAAATATCGACCTGATGCGGCAGCAATTGCAGCGTCTCGGTTTGTCAATTGATTGGGACTGCGAATTAGCTACTTGTTCGCCAGATTATTATAAGTGGACACAATGGATTTTCTTGCAGTTTTATCAAGCGGGGTTAGCTTACCAAAAGGAAGCAGCAGTTAACTGGGATCCCGTTGACCAAACTGTACTGGCAAACGAACAAGTTGACAGCGAAGGACGTTCTTGGCGCAGTGGTGCGAAAGTCGAACGCAAATTATTGCGGCAGTGGTTTTTGAAGATTACCGACTACGCCGAAGAGTTGTTGAATGACTTGGACAAGTTGCCAGGATGGCCGGAACGTGTCAAGTTGATGCAGGCGAACTGGATTGGCAAATCTACTGGTGCGTACTTGGAATTCCCGGTAGTGGGGATGGATGAAAAAATTGGCGTGTATACCACACGCCCAGATACGGTTTACGGCGTTAGCTATGTAGTGTTAGCGCCAGAACATCCTTTGACAAAACAGGTGACTGCACCCGAACAGCAAGCAGTGGTGGAAGCGTTTGTGCAAGAGGTTACTAACCAAAGCGAGTTGGAACGCACTGCTGAAGATAAGCCCAAGCGAGGAATCCCCACAGGTGGCAAGGCAATTAACCCGTTTACGGGTGAGGAGATTCCGATCTGGATTGCTGATTATGTACTGTATGAGTACGGTACTGGTGCAGTCATGGGTGTGCCTGCACACGACGCCCGAGATTTTAAGTTTGCTAAAGAACAGAACTTGCCAATCAAGGTAGTTATCGTGCCTCCCGATAATGTAGAGACGCGCCATGGCGCGTCTCTACAAGAGGCATACACTGAACCTGGGATATTGGTGAATTCCAGTCAATTCGATCGCATGAATTCCACAGACGCCAAAAAAGCGATCGTGGAATATGCAGAAAAACAAGGTTTTGGCAAAGAACGTGTACAGTATCGTTTGCGGGATTGGTTGATTTCCCGGCAACGTTACTGGGGCGCACCCATTCCCATTATTCACTGTCCCAACTGTGGTGCGGTGCCTGTCCCGGATCAAGACTTGCCAGTGTTGTTACCTGAAAACGTAGAATTCACCGGACGCGGTGGTTCGCCTTTGGCTAAGTTGGAAAGCTGGGTGAATGTACCTTGCCCAACTTGCGGCACACCAGCAAAGCGGGAAACTGACACGATGGATACTTTTATTGATTCGTCGTGGTATTTCTTGCGCTATCCCGATGCCAAGAATGAACAGCAGATTTTCGATCCCACTAAGGTAAATGACTGGATGCCCGTGGATCAGTACGTGGGTGGAATTGAACACGCGATTTTGCACTTGTTGTATTCGCGCTTCTTTACCAAAGTATTGCGAGACAGAGGCTTGTTAAACTTTGACGAACCTTTCCAACGCCTGTTGACTCAGGGCATGGTACAGGGTTTGACTTACTTCAATCCCAACAAGTCTGGTAAAGATAAGTGGGTTCCTTCCCACCTCGTCAATCCTGCCGATCCCCGCGATCCCCAAACAGGTGAACCACTCCAACGCATTTACGCCACCATGTCCAAGTCAAAGGGCAACGGTGTAGCGCCGGAAGATGTAATTGCTAAATATGGTGTAGACACCGCCCGGATGTTCATTCTGTTCAAAGCACCGCCAGAAAAAGACTTGGAATGGGATGAAGCAGACGTAGAAGGGCAATTCCGCTTTTTGAATCGGGTTTGGCGCTTGGTGGCTGATTTTATCAATCAACCAAGACCAGTTGACAATCAAGAAAATCAACAGAGTAAACCAGAAAAAGACTTGCGGCGGGCAATTCACACTGCTATTAAAGAAGTCAGCGAAGACGTAGAGGGTGAATATCAATTCAACACAGCTATTTCGGAATTGATGAAGTTAAGTAACGCCCTCACTGATGCTACCTGTAAAGATTCGCCAGTATATGCGGAAGGTATTCAGACTTTAGTTGTCATGCTGGCACCTTTTGCACCCCACATCGCCGATGAGTTGTGGCATTTATTGGGTAACACCAACTCAGTCCACACTGAAGCCTGGCCTAAGTATGACTCTGCGGCATTGGTTGCTGATGAAATTAACTTAGTGATCCAGATTATGGGTAAAACTCGCGGTGCGATTCAAGTTCCGGCACAAGCAGATAAAGCAGAGTTGGAGAGGTATGCCTGTGAATCTGAAGTTGGCAAGCGCTACCTCGAAGGCAAAGAGATTAAAAAGGTGATTGTGGTGCCTGGTAAGTTGATTAATTTTGTTCTTGGTTAG